A genomic segment from Candidatus Poribacteria bacterium encodes:
- the nusA gene encoding transcription termination factor NusA: MLENLQNAIRQNTAQTDLPEQVFVEAIEEALRAAARRVYGADANISVEVNLEKGDIRCYVPKKVVNIMRDFSTEIPIEEAVKLQEDVELGQMLKVEINPSEFGRIPAQLAKQILFQKIKQAEREKIYHEFAGREGEVVTGYVQRFERGGIVLDLEQTEAFLPPREIPRSHNYERGKRLQCLILSVKNETRGAPVIVSRTHRDLVTMLFEQEVPEIYEGQVRVMAVARDPGNRAKVAVQATEEGIDAVGTCVGVKGIRVQTIIGELDGEKIDVLDWSDDPTVFIANALGHVAVRRVELNEEDKSARVIVPDNELSLAIGQRGQNARLAAKLTGWKVDIKGESEATVSIDELFKPVEGEENPDVPVEDPQDTSEEGADVSTLTEESDTTDSEELASSAEDVQEDADTEGFETETAKAPNEDDSIFDLEEDAEMEVVDTAEVNDSDVKSE; this comes from the coding sequence ATGTTAGAGAACCTCCAAAACGCTATTCGTCAGAATACGGCGCAGACGGATCTGCCAGAACAGGTCTTTGTTGAGGCGATAGAAGAAGCACTTCGCGCTGCTGCACGCCGAGTTTACGGTGCTGATGCCAACATTTCTGTTGAAGTTAATTTAGAAAAAGGAGATATACGCTGCTATGTTCCTAAAAAGGTCGTTAATATTATGCGCGATTTCTCCACAGAGATCCCTATTGAGGAAGCCGTGAAACTTCAGGAAGATGTTGAACTCGGTCAGATGCTGAAGGTTGAAATCAACCCCAGTGAGTTTGGACGGATTCCAGCACAATTAGCGAAGCAAATCCTTTTCCAAAAAATCAAACAGGCGGAACGAGAAAAAATCTATCATGAATTCGCGGGACGTGAAGGTGAGGTTGTCACCGGTTATGTCCAGCGTTTTGAACGCGGTGGTATCGTTTTGGACCTTGAACAGACAGAGGCATTTTTACCGCCGCGGGAGATACCACGTTCACATAATTATGAGCGCGGTAAACGATTGCAGTGTTTAATTTTGTCTGTGAAAAATGAAACGCGCGGTGCGCCTGTCATTGTATCTCGAACCCATCGCGATCTCGTCACAATGCTGTTTGAACAGGAAGTACCCGAAATCTATGAGGGCCAGGTCCGCGTTATGGCGGTTGCGCGTGATCCGGGCAATCGTGCGAAAGTCGCTGTCCAAGCAACTGAGGAAGGTATTGATGCTGTAGGAACGTGTGTCGGTGTCAAGGGAATTCGGGTCCAAACTATCATCGGTGAACTTGATGGAGAAAAAATAGACGTGCTTGACTGGAGCGACGATCCGACTGTCTTCATTGCTAACGCTTTAGGGCATGTTGCCGTGCGTAGAGTGGAACTCAATGAGGAAGACAAAAGTGCTCGCGTGATTGTACCGGACAATGAACTTTCTCTTGCGATTGGGCAACGCGGACAAAACGCAAGACTCGCCGCAAAATTAACGGGTTGGAAGGTTGACATAAAGGGTGAGTCTGAAGCAACTGTTTCGATTGACGAACTTTTTAAACCTGTTGAGGGAGAAGAGAACCCTGATGTACCAGTTGAGGATCCGCAGGATACCTCGGAAGAGGGGGCAGATGTAAGTACGCTCACTGAGGAATCTGATACAACGGATTCTGAGGAATTAGCAAGTTCAGCAGAGGATGTCCAAGAAGACGCGGATACGGAAGGTTTTGAAACTGAGACAGCGAAGGCACCGAACGAGGATGACTCTATCTTTGATTTGGAAGAGGACGCTGAGATGGAGGTAGTTGACACCGCTGAAGTCAATGATTCTGATGTTAAGTCTGAGTAG
- a CDS encoding YlxR family protein: MRDVIRTCIGCREKLPQKTLIRFVCQQNAELQIDCRKRLRGRGAYVCFSQVCIQKAFKSPRRINSLLRAQLTNEVIMRFEQVLLQWVQQSASTTEEKEELR; the protein is encoded by the coding sequence TTGAGGGATGTTATTCGCACTTGCATTGGGTGCCGTGAGAAACTTCCACAGAAAACATTGATTCGGTTCGTGTGTCAGCAGAACGCAGAACTGCAAATTGACTGTCGAAAGCGGTTACGCGGGCGTGGGGCTTACGTTTGCTTCTCTCAAGTCTGCATTCAGAAAGCGTTTAAGTCTCCCAGACGGATTAATTCTTTATTACGTGCACAACTGACGAATGAAGTTATAATGCGGTTTGAACAGGTGCTTCTTCAATGGGTCCAGCAATCCGCGAGCACAACAGAAGAGAAGGAGGAATTACGATGA
- the infB gene encoding translation initiation factor IF-2: protein MRESTRERRKSAKGDRKENKSPNIRVYELAKQYDLTNKALIALLEEHGVHVKSGMSGLDPDTVALIESELVVDEPVEETVSTTEDSVEETTEVETVTTNGLQIPEGTTVADLAASLELQPSALIMQLMKLKVMANINQRLDYDTLVMLGDHLDFKAVKLKTLEEELLIDTPDTPESLQPRAPVVTIMGHVDHGKTSLLDSIRQSNVSESEAGNITQHIGAYHVTLENGSVVFLDTPGHAAFTAMRARGAQVTDIVVLIVAADDGVMPQTIEAISHAKAAKVPIVVAINKIDVPGARSDYVKQQLAEQELLPEDWGGQTICVETSATEGTGIDFLLEMLLLEAALLELKANPNKPARGIVIEAQVDKGRGAVATVLVQSGTLRVGDVFVSGRYSGKVRAMMDDHGKRMKEASPSCPVEVLGFTGVPEAGDRFYVVESDKDARAISETRQEQYRNEQLGANSHVSLENLFQQIQEGEIKELNVVLKGDVQGSVQAVASALLELSTDEVKINIIHQAVGGITETDILLASASDAIVVGFNVHPTTEAVQAKETEGIDVRTYNVIYNLISYIHSAMEGLLDPEVREVVIGRAEVRELFRVPRLGLVAGSYVNWGRISYNQPLRILRDNRLIHEGKVNSLRRFKDNVNEVQANYECGIGIETFDDLQIGDVLECYVHEQVARSLS from the coding sequence ATGAGGGAATCCACACGAGAACGGCGAAAATCCGCCAAAGGTGATCGTAAGGAAAATAAAAGCCCGAATATACGAGTTTATGAGTTAGCAAAGCAATACGACCTAACAAACAAAGCACTTATCGCACTGCTTGAGGAGCATGGCGTTCATGTTAAGAGCGGTATGAGTGGTCTTGATCCAGACACTGTCGCGCTTATCGAGTCGGAGTTGGTAGTTGATGAACCAGTGGAAGAAACTGTCTCTACAACCGAGGATTCCGTTGAAGAAACCACAGAGGTAGAAACTGTCACAACCAATGGTTTGCAAATTCCGGAAGGGACAACCGTCGCTGATCTTGCTGCATCACTTGAGTTGCAACCTTCAGCATTAATTATGCAACTTATGAAGTTAAAGGTGATGGCAAATATAAACCAACGACTTGATTACGATACACTTGTAATGCTTGGGGATCACTTGGATTTCAAAGCAGTTAAATTGAAAACACTTGAAGAAGAACTGTTAATCGATACACCAGATACACCAGAATCTTTGCAGCCCCGTGCCCCGGTCGTCACAATCATGGGACACGTTGACCACGGTAAAACTTCTCTGCTGGATTCTATTCGTCAATCAAATGTCAGTGAGTCTGAAGCTGGGAATATAACGCAGCATATTGGTGCTTACCATGTGACACTGGAGAATGGAAGTGTTGTTTTCTTAGATACACCTGGACACGCGGCTTTTACTGCAATGCGGGCGCGTGGCGCACAAGTGACTGATATTGTCGTACTTATTGTCGCGGCTGACGACGGTGTCATGCCTCAGACAATTGAAGCGATCAGTCATGCGAAGGCTGCTAAAGTTCCAATCGTGGTCGCAATTAACAAAATAGACGTTCCCGGTGCGCGCTCGGACTATGTCAAACAGCAATTGGCAGAACAGGAACTTCTCCCAGAAGACTGGGGTGGACAAACAATTTGTGTTGAAACCTCCGCAACAGAAGGTACTGGCATTGACTTTTTGCTTGAGATGCTCCTTCTGGAAGCGGCTCTGCTCGAACTCAAGGCGAACCCGAATAAGCCTGCACGCGGCATTGTTATTGAAGCACAGGTCGATAAAGGACGCGGTGCCGTGGCAACCGTCCTCGTACAGTCTGGAACATTAAGGGTCGGTGATGTTTTCGTTTCAGGGAGGTACTCTGGAAAAGTTAGGGCAATGATGGACGATCACGGAAAGCGGATGAAGGAAGCCAGTCCCTCATGTCCTGTTGAGGTGCTCGGTTTTACGGGTGTACCTGAGGCGGGCGATAGATTCTATGTCGTTGAGTCCGATAAGGATGCCCGTGCTATCAGTGAAACTCGTCAAGAGCAGTACCGCAATGAGCAACTTGGTGCCAACAGCCACGTCAGTCTGGAAAATCTGTTCCAACAGATTCAGGAAGGTGAGATTAAAGAATTAAACGTTGTTCTTAAAGGCGATGTGCAAGGTTCTGTGCAAGCGGTTGCCTCGGCACTGCTTGAGTTGAGTACCGATGAGGTTAAAATCAACATTATTCATCAAGCGGTCGGCGGAATCACCGAAACCGACATTTTGCTTGCTTCCGCCTCCGATGCTATTGTCGTCGGTTTCAACGTTCATCCCACGACAGAAGCAGTGCAAGCCAAGGAAACTGAGGGGATTGATGTTCGGACCTACAACGTTATTTATAACCTCATTTCCTATATCCACTCTGCTATGGAAGGCTTACTTGATCCTGAGGTGCGGGAAGTCGTTATCGGACGTGCAGAGGTTCGTGAACTGTTTAGAGTGCCACGTCTCGGTTTAGTTGCTGGTAGTTACGTCAATTGGGGACGAATTTCCTACAATCAACCCCTCCGTATCCTTCGGGATAATAGATTGATTCACGAAGGCAAAGTCAATTCGCTCCGACGGTTCAAGGACAATGTGAACGAGGTGCAAGCGAATTATGAATGCGGGATAGGTATTGAGACGTTTGATGACCTACAGATTGGTGATGTCCTTGAATGTTATGTTCACGAGCAGGTGGCACGCTCACTTTCGTAG
- a CDS encoding DUF503 domain-containing protein: MHIGVCKIRLRIPDSHSLKAKRRVVKSLIARLKNRFNIAIAEVEALDAHQVAILAAVSVSNDVVHLNKIISHVITFVETNIDAELVDYETEFFF; this comes from the coding sequence ATGCACATCGGTGTTTGTAAAATCCGTCTCCGTATCCCGGATAGCCACTCGCTGAAAGCGAAACGCCGGGTTGTAAAAAGCCTTATCGCGAGGCTTAAAAATCGTTTCAACATCGCTATTGCCGAAGTTGAAGCGTTGGATGCACATCAGGTCGCGATATTAGCCGCCGTTTCGGTTTCCAATGACGTAGTGCATCTCAATAAGATTATCTCACATGTGATCACTTTTGTTGAGACAAATATAGATGCTGAGTTAGTGGATTACGAAACGGAATTTTTCTTTTAA
- the rbfA gene encoding 30S ribosome-binding factor RbfA: MVDNRRQDRVGALIQRELSEIIQRSVKDPRVAFCTVTQASVSPDLKYVDVKVSVMGDEAQKSETLAGLKSAAGFLRREIGSRLTLRYSPELRFAIDESADYLFKIDDLLKSVKSEDETT; encoded by the coding sequence ATGGTAGATAATAGAAGGCAAGATCGAGTCGGAGCCCTCATCCAGCGGGAGTTAAGCGAGATTATCCAACGTTCTGTTAAAGATCCGCGTGTCGCATTTTGCACTGTCACGCAGGCATCCGTATCACCGGATCTAAAATATGTAGATGTAAAAGTGAGCGTTATGGGCGACGAAGCACAGAAGAGTGAAACACTCGCCGGTCTAAAGAGTGCAGCAGGATTTCTTCGGCGCGAAATTGGAAGCCGTTTGACGCTTCGCTATTCGCCGGAGCTTCGGTTTGCTATAGATGAATCCGCTGACTACCTCTTTAAAATAGATGACCTCCTCAAGTCTGTTAAGTCTGAAGACGAAACAACCTAA
- a CDS encoding bifunctional oligoribonuclease/PAP phosphatase NrnA yields MGTQQMVDMQNYSTLFSLFDRYHNFALSTHINPDGDAIGSELGLYLFLTRLGKSVKMFNTDAVPANYRFLPFWDSIESTHSVGTYRPEVLIVLDASTLERIGKALSKTLHPTHSLINIDHHATAEAFGDINLIVPSASSTSEIVYKLIKSHQTPIDKACALCLYTGLMFDTGCFRHSNTTAETHRIASDLIEIGEFSPDEVYRNVYEQVPVAKIHLLSEVLSTLQVTDDGKIASVYVTQTMFRKTGTTADAVEGIVNQIQAIAGVEIALCASEMMDRSTKVSLRSQSCVDVSQLAAEFEGGGHARAAGCRIAMPYPLAIAALVQAAQRYIDPSQMEDDCQKD; encoded by the coding sequence ATGGGTACCCAACAGATGGTTGATATGCAGAACTATAGCACCCTTTTTAGTTTATTTGACCGGTATCATAACTTTGCGCTCTCGACACATATTAACCCTGATGGCGATGCAATCGGTTCCGAACTGGGTCTTTACTTGTTTCTCACGAGACTGGGAAAATCTGTTAAAATGTTTAATACGGATGCGGTGCCCGCTAACTATAGATTTCTCCCGTTTTGGGATAGTATTGAGAGCACGCATTCTGTTGGAACGTATCGCCCAGAGGTATTGATCGTATTGGACGCAAGCACACTTGAGCGAATCGGCAAAGCTTTGTCCAAAACCTTGCATCCTACACATAGCCTCATTAACATTGACCATCACGCCACTGCCGAGGCATTCGGCGATATCAACCTCATTGTGCCCTCTGCCTCTTCCACTTCAGAGATTGTCTACAAACTCATTAAGTCCCATCAAACCCCGATAGACAAAGCATGTGCCCTTTGTCTTTATACAGGGCTGATGTTTGATACCGGCTGTTTTCGCCATAGTAATACCACAGCTGAGACCCACCGAATCGCCTCGGACTTAATTGAGATAGGAGAGTTCTCTCCGGACGAGGTCTATCGAAATGTCTATGAGCAGGTGCCTGTTGCGAAGATACACCTGCTGAGTGAAGTCCTCAGCACATTGCAAGTAACGGATGATGGGAAGATAGCATCGGTATATGTAACACAGACAATGTTTCGCAAAACTGGAACAACTGCTGATGCTGTTGAGGGTATTGTAAACCAGATTCAAGCGATTGCGGGTGTTGAAATAGCACTTTGCGCATCTGAGATGATGGATCGAAGTACGAAAGTGAGTCTGCGGAGTCAGAGTTGTGTTGATGTCAGTCAACTCGCCGCAGAGTTCGAGGGTGGCGGACATGCGCGCGCCGCCGGCTGTCGTATTGCTATGCCTTATCCCTTAGCGATTGCTGCCCTTGTTCAGGCTGCACAACGCTATATCGATCCGAGTCAGATGGAAGATGATTGCCAGAAGGATTGA
- a CDS encoding bifunctional riboflavin kinase/FAD synthetase: MPEGLNNVENACSRGDLQVATTIYSLDDIVEFGRETVVTFGVFDGIHVGHQSVINTLLERATQDKLMSVLVGFYPHPLAFLAPERCPPLLTPLFKRVEILQQFRIDKIIMLSFDAQIASMSPESFVERVLLEKCRARHIVVGYACQFGKDRAGNAERLAEFSQKYPFDVSIVPPTEINGAPVHSTRIRESLARGDLRCSLQLLGRPYSLIGNVVRGDGRGRKIGFPTANIDFQNQVCPPNGVYAIRAKLEERLLDGVLNIGTRPTFNGIDVQVEGHFFDFDEMIYDKPVEMFFVEKIRGERKFPNPELLVQQIQRDIADAVDILSEPTSL; this comes from the coding sequence TTGCCAGAAGGATTGAACAACGTGGAAAACGCCTGTAGTAGGGGCGATCTACAGGTCGCAACTACAATTTATAGTTTAGACGACATAGTTGAATTCGGCAGAGAAACCGTTGTTACTTTTGGTGTGTTTGATGGTATCCATGTTGGTCACCAATCAGTTATTAACACCCTTCTTGAGCGGGCTACGCAAGATAAGTTAATGAGCGTATTGGTTGGTTTCTATCCACATCCCCTTGCATTCCTTGCCCCAGAACGATGTCCACCTCTCCTGACACCTCTCTTTAAACGCGTCGAAATTCTTCAACAGTTTCGCATTGACAAAATCATCATGCTCAGTTTTGATGCTCAGATTGCCTCGATGTCTCCCGAATCTTTTGTAGAAAGAGTTCTCTTAGAGAAATGTCGAGCCAGACATATCGTGGTGGGGTATGCCTGTCAGTTTGGTAAAGACCGCGCTGGGAATGCGGAACGGTTAGCGGAGTTTAGTCAGAAATATCCGTTTGATGTTTCCATTGTTCCACCTACAGAAATAAATGGGGCACCCGTTCATAGCACGCGTATCCGAGAGTCACTCGCGCGAGGCGATCTTAGGTGCAGTTTGCAGTTATTGGGACGTCCCTATTCCTTGATAGGTAATGTTGTTCGCGGCGATGGTCGTGGCAGAAAAATTGGATTTCCGACTGCTAATATAGACTTTCAAAATCAAGTCTGTCCTCCTAATGGCGTTTATGCTATCCGTGCCAAGTTAGAGGAGCGGCTGTTAGACGGCGTGTTGAATATTGGGACACGTCCTACATTTAATGGCATAGATGTTCAGGTGGAAGGACACTTCTTTGATTTTGATGAAATGATTTATGACAAACCCGTAGAAATGTTTTTTGTAGAGAAAATTAGAGGTGAGCGGAAGTTTCCAAATCCAGAGCTTTTGGTTCAACAGATACAACGCGACATTGCAGATGCGGTGGACATTCTTTCGGAGCCTACTTCTTTATAG
- the ltrA gene encoding group II intron reverse transcriptase/maturase produces MKQGFNYSLIHIYLIMNKDSIFNVENIRECEDYVLSIQFSLDKAVAMDDTKVIHRYFDLLCKRSEAVRILAVNRITRINQGKYTAGVDGIKTPRDSKEAMLFRKRLLSEIDIEKPPDLIKRVYIPKSKGNMRPLGIPTIADRVIQEIYRIALSPITEYHFHDNSYGFRPYRSCQDAQAHLFLKLSRNNCPKYVLEGDIKGCFDNINHNHILNTLSDWQVPEWAMLNISKILKSGIMEDDKIYDNVRGTPQGGVISPMLANVALTTLDFHCLQYNDYGNNPIVRYADDFVIVCKSEKQAKEIKEDITYHLKKVVSLELSDEKTKITHINKGFNFLGFNFRKHKPKGIRKYQNPNRVLLIMPEKEKVYELLYEIKKELKKSQNLSQEEVIDLLNPKLRGFGYYYRHVCSKKTYTKIDYHVWVKLLKWATRKHSGKNKQWVLNNLFHNFNNQTYHFRDDKSDKSIFSMKGIEINRFVKMKQNHRVYDNNDKVQSYWQKRITMNAYNVVSSKRRRSIFNRQNGKCAFCHKFITADEIVDNQIELDHIQPISKGGTNRLCNLRLVHADCHKEIHKGKEILS; encoded by the coding sequence GTGAAGCAAGGATTTAATTATTCACTAATTCACATATATTTGATTATGAATAAAGATAGCATATTCAACGTAGAAAATATAAGAGAATGTGAAGATTATGTTCTCTCAATCCAATTTTCGCTGGATAAAGCGGTTGCTATGGATGATACTAAAGTCATTCACAGATATTTTGACCTATTATGCAAAAGGTCGGAAGCCGTTAGGATACTTGCTGTTAATCGGATAACCCGAATAAATCAAGGCAAGTATACGGCAGGGGTAGACGGCATAAAAACGCCAAGAGATAGTAAGGAAGCGATGCTTTTCAGAAAACGTCTATTATCAGAAATAGATATAGAAAAGCCGCCAGACCTAATCAAAAGGGTTTATATTCCTAAATCAAAAGGCAATATGCGTCCGCTTGGAATACCGACTATAGCAGATAGGGTTATTCAAGAAATCTATCGGATAGCATTATCACCGATAACGGAATACCACTTCCACGATAATAGTTATGGATTTCGTCCATATAGAAGTTGTCAAGATGCACAAGCACATCTATTTCTAAAACTATCAAGGAATAATTGTCCGAAATATGTTTTAGAGGGAGATATTAAGGGTTGTTTTGACAATATCAATCACAACCATATACTTAATACCTTGAGTGATTGGCAAGTTCCAGAATGGGCAATGCTAAATATAAGCAAAATCCTAAAGAGTGGAATAATGGAAGATGATAAGATATATGATAATGTTAGAGGCACGCCACAAGGTGGAGTTATTTCGCCTATGCTTGCCAACGTAGCATTAACAACCCTTGACTTCCATTGCCTACAATATAATGATTATGGCAATAACCCAATAGTCAGATATGCTGATGATTTTGTTATTGTCTGTAAATCAGAAAAGCAAGCAAAAGAAATAAAGGAAGATATAACCTATCATCTGAAAAAGGTTGTCAGTCTTGAGTTATCCGATGAGAAAACTAAAATAACCCATATCAATAAAGGTTTCAACTTTTTAGGTTTTAACTTTAGAAAGCATAAACCGAAAGGGATTAGAAAATATCAAAATCCAAATCGGGTGCTTCTTATTATGCCTGAAAAAGAAAAGGTTTATGAACTCCTTTATGAAATAAAAAAGGAACTCAAAAAGTCCCAAAACTTATCACAGGAAGAAGTAATTGATTTACTGAATCCGAAGTTAAGAGGATTTGGATATTATTACCGCCATGTTTGTAGTAAAAAGACTTATACTAAAATTGATTATCATGTATGGGTCAAATTACTAAAATGGGCAACCAGAAAACATAGCGGTAAAAATAAACAATGGGTTCTTAATAACTTATTTCATAATTTCAATAATCAAACCTACCATTTCAGAGATGATAAAAGCGATAAATCAATCTTTTCAATGAAAGGTATTGAAATAAACCGATTTGTGAAAATGAAGCAAAATCATCGCGTTTATGATAATAATGATAAGGTTCAGAGTTATTGGCAAAAACGGATAACTATGAATGCTTACAATGTTGTTTCTTCCAAAAGAAGAAGGTCAATTTTCAATAGACAAAATGGCAAATGTGCCTTCTGTCATAAGTTTATCACTGCCGATGAAATAGTTGATAATCAAATTGAACTTGACCATATACAACCAATCAGCAAAGGCGGAACTAATAGGCTATGCAACCTACGGCTTGTTCACGCCGATTGTCATAAAGAAATCCATAAAGGAAAGGAAATCTTATCCTAA
- the rpsO gene encoding 30S ribosomal protein S15 → MAIDAAEKKELIQQYQIHQQDTGSPEAQVAILTARIQQLTEHFQTHRKDYHSRYGLYRLVGKQRRLLRYLYKKDVTRYYRLINELGIRDTIGQRSS, encoded by the coding sequence TTGGCAATTGATGCAGCAGAGAAGAAGGAATTGATCCAACAGTACCAAATACACCAACAAGACACCGGTTCACCGGAGGCTCAAGTGGCAATTTTGACTGCGCGTATTCAACAGTTGACTGAACACTTTCAGACGCACCGGAAGGATTACCATTCGCGTTATGGACTTTACCGACTCGTTGGCAAACAACGCCGCCTGTTACGGTATCTTTACAAAAAAGACGTTACGCGCTATTACCGTTTAATTAATGAACTCGGAATTCGTGACACCATTGGACAGAGGAGCAGTTAG
- the pnp gene encoding polyribonucleotide nucleotidyltransferase, which yields MKVEMQLGSEKLSIETGKVAKQADGAVWVQYGGTVVLVTVVADDGDHDLDFFPLTVDYRERAYATGRIPTVYGRREPRPGTSEQLVARLIDHCIRPLFPKDFKAEVQILCNVFSSDGIHPADVPALIGTSAALAISDIPFNGPVAAVTVGKVEDQLVINPSYEELHTAEMELFVSGKADAVMSVEGGGHEIPEDEVIDTIITAHAQIKEIIKLQEGLAAGCSNTKRDYASKNVESDLSSRVRHLATSRIRESIGMADKKVREDYLEQVQEEVLSEILEETPEESDPNAAKDTISILSEIEKEEMREAILTQGKRVDGRGVTDIRSISGEVGLLPHTHGSSLFSRGQTQALCVTTLGTSGDEDVQRGLDGEARRSFFLHYNFPPFSTGEVKRMMGPGRREIGHGALAEKALEPVIPDKEEFHYTIRMVSEILESNASSSMATVCGATLALLDAGVPIKRPVAGIGVGLIKEGEQEAILTDMLGTEDFLGDMDFKVAGTNEGVTAIQMDIKIDGVTPELMRRAIHQAKEARLSVIEQMNAVIAEPRAELSPYAPRIYSLQIAQQKIKDLIGPRGKTVQGIQEETNTTINIEDDGTVEIAATSAEDVKRAEEKIRAITAMPEIGKEYTGKVVRTAPFGAFVEILPGKDGLVHISQMGDGYVRRAEDVMQVGDEVTVRILTIDEQDRVDLTLVAAGGVPVEELNIESSDEDREFSSDWNSGRDSREGGRSNNYRDNRDSREYRDRRSNDTRERRGNRYDQRDNSRDFRDRRSPRIPKGRSR from the coding sequence ATGAAAGTTGAAATGCAACTTGGGAGCGAGAAGTTATCAATTGAGACCGGAAAAGTTGCGAAACAGGCAGACGGTGCGGTTTGGGTACAATACGGTGGAACGGTTGTCTTAGTCACGGTGGTAGCCGATGATGGCGATCATGACCTCGATTTCTTTCCGCTAACGGTAGATTACCGCGAAAGGGCTTACGCTACTGGACGTATACCGACAGTCTATGGTAGACGAGAGCCACGTCCCGGAACCTCAGAACAGTTAGTGGCTCGTTTAATAGACCACTGCATCCGGCCCCTCTTTCCAAAAGACTTTAAGGCTGAGGTCCAAATTTTATGTAACGTGTTTTCATCGGATGGTATTCATCCTGCAGATGTTCCTGCACTTATTGGCACATCTGCTGCATTAGCGATTTCGGATATCCCCTTTAACGGCCCCGTAGCTGCCGTCACCGTTGGAAAAGTTGAAGACCAGTTAGTTATCAATCCAAGTTACGAAGAGTTACATACTGCTGAGATGGAATTATTCGTTAGCGGTAAGGCAGACGCTGTAATGTCTGTTGAAGGCGGTGGACATGAAATTCCTGAAGATGAAGTTATTGATACAATTATCACCGCACACGCACAGATAAAAGAAATTATCAAACTTCAAGAAGGGTTAGCTGCAGGGTGCAGTAACACAAAACGCGACTACGCATCCAAAAATGTTGAATCCGACCTCAGTAGTCGTGTCCGACATCTGGCTACGTCACGAATTCGGGAATCCATCGGGATGGCAGACAAGAAGGTCCGTGAGGATTATCTTGAGCAGGTTCAAGAAGAGGTACTCTCAGAAATTCTCGAGGAGACGCCTGAGGAATCTGATCCCAACGCAGCAAAAGATACCATCTCTATCTTGAGTGAAATTGAAAAAGAAGAGATGCGTGAAGCGATTCTTACCCAAGGGAAACGCGTTGATGGTCGGGGTGTAACCGATATTCGTTCCATTTCAGGAGAAGTAGGGCTGCTCCCGCATACCCACGGTTCCTCTCTATTTAGCAGAGGTCAGACGCAGGCACTCTGCGTGACGACCCTCGGTACATCTGGCGATGAAGACGTACAACGTGGGCTTGATGGCGAGGCAAGGCGCTCGTTCTTCCTACACTATAATTTCCCACCATTCAGTACGGGTGAAGTCAAGCGTATGATGGGACCCGGTCGCCGAGAAATCGGACACGGTGCCCTTGCAGAAAAGGCACTTGAACCGGTTATTCCAGATAAAGAAGAATTTCACTATACCATCCGAATGGTCTCCGAGATTTTGGAATCCAATGCCTCATCTTCAATGGCGACCGTTTGTGGTGCGACGCTCGCCCTGTTAGATGCGGGGGTCCCCATTAAGAGACCCGTTGCAGGGATCGGTGTCGGTCTTATCAAGGAAGGTGAACAGGAAGCGATCCTGACCGATATGCTCGGTACCGAAGATTTTCTCGGTGATATGGACTTCAAGGTCGCTGGAACCAATGAAGGTGTTACTGCCATACAGATGGATATCAAGATTGATGGTGTCACACCTGAGTTGATGCGCCGTGCGATTCATCAGGCAAAAGAGGCACGTTTGTCAGTCATCGAACAGATGAACGCTGTTATCGCTGAGCCCCGTGCAGAACTTTCACCTTACGCGCCGCGAATTTACTCTCTCCAAATTGCACAGCAGAAAATCAAGGATCTTATCGGACCGCGCGGTAAAACAGTACAAGGGATTCAAGAGGAAACAAACACTACCATCAATATCGAAGATGATGGGACTGTGGAAATCGCCGCGACGAGTGCGGAAGATGTCAAACGTGCTGAAGAGAAAATTCGGGCGATTACCGCTATGCCTGAGATTGGTAAGGAATACACTGGTAAAGTGGTACGGACTGCACCTTTCGGCGCATTTGTGGAGATCTTGCCGGGCAAGGATGGACTTGTTCATATCTCGCAGATGGGCGACGGATATGTCCGCCGCGCAGAGGACGTTATGCAGGTTGGCGATGAGGTCACCGTCCGTATTCTTACAATTGACGAACAGGATCGTGTAGATCTAACGCTCGTTGCTGCAGGTGGCGTGCCGGTTGAGGAATTGAATATCGAGTCATCGGATGAGGATCGCGAGTTCTCATCTGATTGGAATTCTGGTAGAGACTCCCGCGAAGGTGGGCGCTCTAACAACTATCGTGATAATCGAGACTCGCGTGAATACCGCGACAGGCGTTCTAATGACACACGCGAACGGCGTGGAAATCGGTACGATCAACGAGATAATTCTCGCGATTTCCGTGATCGACGTTCACCACGGATTCCCAAAGGACGTTCCCGGTAG